TCTAATATTTGACTATATGTTTCTAATTGCTCCTCTTCCGAAGGAATATCCCCTGACCGAAAAAACAGAAACTCACTTCTAAAAAGACCTATTCCATCAGCACCATGGGATAATACAGAGTCAACCTCTTCTTTAACCTCAATATTTGCCTTTAGATGAATTAGTTTCCCATCCTTTGTCTCAGCAGGTAGCTGATTCATGGTTAATAATTCACTCTCCATCTTTTGGAATTCACGTTTTTTTATTTCATACTGATCAATAGTTTTTTTATCTGGATCAATTATAACCTCTCCAGTATAACCATCTACAATAATATATTTTCCATCTAGAGTATTTGATGTAACAGATACTAGGGCTAAAACAGCAGGTATACCAAAACTCCTTGCTAAAATAGCTGTATGGGAGGTTCTCCCACCACCATTTAAGGCGATACCTTTAATATGAACCTTATCCATAACAAGAGCATCAGATGGAAGTAGATTATTGGTTACTAATATAACATCCTCTGTTAAGTGCTCTAGGGATTTTCTCTCCTTATACATTAAATGGGATAGAAGTCTCCTTGCAACATCTTGGATATCTAAAGCTCTCTCTTTTAAATATGAATCAGATGAATCATTCATCTGGGCTATTATCTGATTACTTACTTTAAGGAGTGCTGATTCTACATTTAATAGAGTCTCTTCAACCTCTCTATGAACTTTATCATGAAGACCTACATCTGTTAACATTAGTAGATGGGCATCTAAAAAGCTACCATCATCTGCTCTAACAATACCGTCAGCTTTAGTCTTAATCTCAACAAGTTCATCAACTGCACTCTCTACAGCTAATTCTAATCGTTGTTTTTCACTCTCAATTTCGTGGAACTCTATTTTATATGATGGAACAGCTTCCCTTTCAGACTCATCAAAATAGAGTAAAACCTTACCTATTGCGATTCCTGGAGATGCTGATATACCTTTTAAAACTATCATACATATAAATGTACTCATATTTTATAAAAAAAACAACTTTTTTTATAAACTAGACAGAGTTTAATATATTATCTAAACTTTGCTTATGAAGAAGTTACTAGAAAAGCTACCTGTAGAAGGTCTGCTTATCATTGTTGTTATATTATTAGGATTAATAATTACAATTTATTTTACTAAAATTGATTCTGTAGTCCAATCCCACAATAAAATTATTATTACTAACGTTAACGAGCAGGAACAAAATGATGCTCTTTTTATATCTAAAAATGAACCTACCACTGCTACTGTAATTAATACAGAACCAAATATTGATGAAAAACCGGATATCACTGAGATAAAAAAGAAGGTTAGAATCTTTTTTATTAAGGTAAATAATGATGGGGAGATAGAGCTTAAAAGTGAACTAAAACTTATGTATGTAGGAAAAACTCCCCTCAAAAAATCTATTGAAAAGTTATTAGAAGGACCGGATACAACGGATATAAATAGAGGATTGTTAACTCTAATACCTGATGGATCAAAACTTCTATCAGTTAGTATTAAAGATGGTGTAGCATACCTGAATTTTAATGAAATGTTTAGGTTCAACCCACTAGGAGTGGAAGGTTATATAGCACAAATAAAACAGATTGTTTATACCGCAACTGAATACGAAACTGTTGAGAGTGTTTTATTTAGTATCGATGGAGCTAGGCAGGAGTATTTAGGCCCAGAAGGTGTTTACATTGGTCGCCCTATCTCTAGGGCTGATTTAGAATTATAATGTAAGGTTTATATTCTGAATAATACTCTTAACAAAATCATCTACAATGTTATAAATTCTTTTATTTCCATCAACCTTAGAAGTAACAATTCCTGCATCCTTTAGAATAGCTAAATGCTGGGATATAGATGGCTGTGATGTATTTAGACACTGCCATAGATCTCCAACACAAGAGGATTTATCCTCAATTAAAATTAATATTTTCATTCTAAGAGGATGGCCTATAACTTTAAGTTTTTTAGCGTACTCGTTAACTAGTTCATCATTTTTGCATTTTTCCATAAATGAATTATAGATAAATAATTATTTGTTCGCAAGTATTTAGATTTATTTGATTTATATTATATAATAAAAAAATGATATATTTAGATTGGGCTGCAACAGCTAAACCAAAAAAAGATATTTTAAGAGAGAGCTTAGAGGAGAGTTTAACACTTTATGGGAACCCTTCTTCTGTTCATGATACAGGTGTAAGCTCTAAAGAAGTATTAAACAGAGAGAGAGATAATATTTCAAAAATTCTAAATTGTGATAACTCACAAATCTACTTTACTAGTGGAGGAAGCGAGTCAAATAATCTAATCCTATTATCTTTTTTAAAGAAGCATGGAACTGGGGAGGTTATAACAACTTCAATTGAGCACCCTTCGGTGGGGGAACCAATTGAGACACTAAATCAATTTGGATGGAAAATAAAAAGAATAAATCCAGATACAAATGGAATTATACAGTGTAATAAGGTATTAAAAAGCATAAATGATAAGACAAAAATTATATCAATTATATATGTTCATAACGAGACAGGAGTAATACAACCTTTAAAAGATATTGTAGAGTCTGTACGTAAGAAAGAAAATGAGATTGGTAAAAAAGTCCACATACATATTGATGGTGTACAAGCTGTTGGTAAGATAACAATTGATTTAAAGGATTTAGATATCGACTCCTTCTCAATATCCGGTCATAAATTTGGTGGCCCAAAGGGTATTGGTATTCTCTACCTAAAAAAACCTAAAAATGTATTATATAGAGGTGGTGGTCAAGAAGGTGGTATTAGACCTGGGACAGAGGATCTTTTTGGTATAATTTCTATATCTAGATGCTTAAAAGAAGCTACTGAAAATTTAGATTCCCGAGTTTGTGAAATAAATAGATTGATGGATCAACTTATTTTAGGGGTAAGGGAAATTGGTGTTAAAACAATTCCTAAAAACAGAGGTTTATCCGATGATAATTTTATTCCCAATATTCTCTCCCTTACATATCCACCACTTCCTGGAGAAGTAATAAATAGGGTTTTAAACTCTAAGGGATTTATGATATCAACAGGCAGTGCATGTTCTAGTAATAAAAAAAGCACCACTAAGGGTATACTCTCCATGGGTATTTCAGAGAAAGAGGGATTTTCATCTTTTAGGGTATCTATTGGCCGGGATACAACAGAAAAAGATATCGAAAACTTTATAAAAGCCTTAGAAGAGACATTAAATGAACTTGCCCCATAAACTTAGGATGTGATAAGTTATTATCATGGAAGATTTATACTTAATTAAAATCGGTGAGATCTCTTTAAAAAAGGGAAACAAAAAGATTTTTGAGAAACAACTAAAGGATAATATTAAAAATGGCCTTAGGGATTACAAGACAACTGTAATAATTAGAAGCGGCCGTTTTTATTTAACAATACATGACAGCGAAGAGAGTGTGGTTCATGATGTTCTCTCTAAGACCCAGGGGATAGTATCCTTCTTTAAAGCACACATGTGTGAAAAAAACATGGATTCAATTAAAGAGGTAGCTTTTAATCTTGTTAGACAAAACCTGGAAAATAATAAGGGTAAAACATTTAAAGTTGAAACTAGACGAACTGACAAATCACTTAAAATGGATTCTTATGAATTCTCTGCAGAGCTAGGAGGATTAATATTAGATGAGTTTAAAGATATACTATCTGTTAATGTTAAAAACCCAGATTTTGTTATAAACCTAGAATTAAGGGAGCACGCTTACATATACGGTTTTGGAGGTAGAGGACCGGGAGGTCTACCTGTAGGTAGTGCAGGAAGAGGAATGTTGCTCTTATCTGGAGGAATAGACTCACCTGTTGCAGGTGTAATGATGGCAAAAAGAGGGGTAAAGCTGGATGCTATATACTTCCATACACCACCATATACATCAGAAGAGTCCTTTAATAAGGTCGTTGATTTAACCAAAATAATATCACCTTGGTGTAGTGGTTTAAACCTTTTTACCGTGCCTTTTACTAAGATACAACTGAAAATTAATCAAGAAGTTCCTGCACCATATGCAACTCTTATGGGTCGGGCATGTATGATGAGAATAGCCAATATAATTGGAAAGAGACGGAAGGCTTTATGCCTTGTAACTGGAGAAGCTGTGGGTCAAGTTGCAAGTCAAACGATTCAGAGCCTACACTTTACAGGTTCAAACAGTGAACTTCCTGTTTTTAGACCATTAGTTGGTATGGATAAGGATGAGATAATTAAGATATCTAGAAATATAAAGACATATGAAACTTCAATCCAGCCATTTGATGATTGTTGTGCAATGTTTGCTCCTCCCCACCCAGAAACAAGACCAGATTTTGTAAAGACAACTGAGATTTTCAACTCATTAAATATTGAAGAGATGTTAATCGAAGCAGCGGAAGAAGCAGAGTACCATAAACTATAAAATTACAATCATGGCCTTTATCAAAGGCCATGATTACACTTACTATACAATTCTTACAGATACTCCTAACTCTTTTAATTCATTTTTAATACTAGAGACTGTGTAATCACCATAATGAACCATACTAGCAATAAGTGCTGCATCAGCCTTTCCTTCAGTTAATACATCGGCTAAGTGTTTTGGAACTCCAGCCCCACCAGATGCAACAACAGGAACTGAAACAGCCTCTGATATCATTTTTGTTAAGTTCATCTCGTAACCTGTTTTCATACCATCAGCATCAATTGAGTTTAAAACAATCTCCCCAGCACCTAACCTAACACCCTCTTTTGCCCACTCTAAAGCGTCCCACTGTGTCTCATTTCTTCCACCACTAGTAACAATTCTATATCCCGAGGGACAGGTATCATCAGCCTTAGCATCCATAGCTAAAACTATACACTGATTACCAAAAACTTCAGCACCCTCTTTAATGATATTAGGGTTTCTAACAGCTCCTGAGTTAAGACTAACCTTCTCAGCCCCCGCATCAATAACGGCTCTTATATCTTCTAAACTATTAATTCCACCACCAACTGTAAAGGGTATAAATATCCTCTTAGCAACCTCTTTCACAACGTCAATCATAATTCCACGCTTATCACTTGAAGCAGTAATATCATAAAAAACTAGTTCATCAACACCTTGTTTGTAATACTCCTCTGCCATTAAAACAGGATCACCGATATCTACATTACCCTTAAATTTTATACCCTTTGTAGTCTTTCCATCCCTTACATCTAGGCATACAACAACTCTTTTCTGAAACATATCCTACCTCTTTTACTATTTTAGCAAAAAGTTGTAATTAAAAAAAGAGTTATTTCTTTTGCAGTTTTATTGTTATATATGTATAATGGCAATATGGTAGAAACATCTGCAAAGATTCACAACAGTAAAGGTATACATGTAAGACCAAGTGGTTTAATTTTTAAGGCTATAATGAATTATGGTGGGGAAATTCTAATAATTAAGGATGGAGTTACAACTCCTCTTAGAGATATTATATCAATATTAACCCTAGGTTTAGCTTATAATGATGAGATAACAATTAGAGTAAGTGGTGTAAACGAAGAAGAGATGATAGATATTTTAAAGGATCTATTTGAAAAAGATTATAGATTTGAAGAGCAGTAAAGGGGTTTTTTACAGTATATTACTATAATAACCCCTTTAATACGAAAGTTAATTTACTTAAGCTTCTTTTATATATTGGCAAAGAATATCACCCATTTGTGAACAAGTAATTGACTTCCCTCCACATGCAATATCCCCAGTTCTTTGGCCTCCAGTAACAGCTTTATCAACAGCATCTCTTATAGCTTTAGCTGCAGCATCTTCATTAAAAGATGACTCTAACATCATAGCTAAAGATAATATTTGTGCAATTGGATTTGCAATATTTTTACCTGCAATATCCGGTGCGGAACCTCCTGATGGTTCGTAGAGACTTATACTCTCTCCATATGAAGCTGATGGTAACATACCAAGTGATCCACAAATGGCAGCAGATTCATCGGATAAAATATCACCAAAAAGATTTGTTGTTAATATTACATCATACTGAAGTGGATTTAACATTAGCTGCATTGCCGCATTATCCACATATTGATGGTTTAATGTTACTTCTGGATACTCTTTTGCAACCTCTTCTACAACCCTTCTCCACAGTTTAGAACTAGATAGAACATTTGCCTTATCTACTGATGTAACCCTTTTGTCTCTTTTCATAGCAATATCAAAGGCAGCCCTTGCAATCTGCTCTACATTCTCTTTTCTATATCTCATAGTATCAAAAGCTTCATCTTCTTCTAACATTTTTGGTTGACCAAAATATACACCGTAGGCTAGTTCTCTTACTGTTACAAAGTCAACTTTATCAGTTAGAATCCTCTCGGAAAGTGGAGACATCTCCTTTAACTCTTCATATATAACTGCAGGTCTAATATTAGCATATAAATTTAATAATTTTCTTAAGGCTAATAATCCTCCTAATTCTGGAGTTAGTTCAGGTGGAAGATTTTCCCACTTTGGTCCACCAATACTCCCAAGAAAAACAGCATCAGACTTAAGACAGATCTCCTTTGTCTCCTCTGGTAAAGGGTGTCCAGCAGCATCATACCCAGCTCCACCAATTAATCCCTCTGTCAAATTACAAGAAAATCCAAATTTTTCTTCTACTACTTTTAAA
Above is a genomic segment from Thiospirochaeta perfilievii containing:
- the ptsP gene encoding phosphoenolpyruvate--protein phosphotransferase, yielding MIVLKGISASPGIAIGKVLLYFDESEREAVPSYKIEFHEIESEKQRLELAVESAVDELVEIKTKADGIVRADDGSFLDAHLLMLTDVGLHDKVHREVEETLLNVESALLKVSNQIIAQMNDSSDSYLKERALDIQDVARRLLSHLMYKERKSLEHLTEDVILVTNNLLPSDALVMDKVHIKGIALNGGGRTSHTAILARSFGIPAVLALVSVTSNTLDGKYIIVDGYTGEVIIDPDKKTIDQYEIKKREFQKMESELLTMNQLPAETKDGKLIHLKANIEVKEEVDSVLSHGADGIGLFRSEFLFFRSGDIPSEEEQLETYSQILEMLKGKPVTIRTLDVGGDKLIPKVTGGYEEKNPLLGWRAIRFGLHEKKLLKAQLRALLRSSIFGTLRIMFPMVSGIEELDAVLEILKEVKEELRAEKISFKEDVPVGIMIEVPSAALTSDILAKKVDFFSIGTNDLIQYTIAIDRGNEKVAHMYEPFHLGVLRLVKLVVENAHKEGIPVSMCGEMAGDALASVILLGLGLDEFSMSSFGIPRIKKIIRSVSILEAQELVGTIMEMKSFKDVDKYTTAYMEEKFGIKSFK
- a CDS encoding GerMN domain-containing protein, with protein sequence MKKLLEKLPVEGLLIIVVILLGLIITIYFTKIDSVVQSHNKIIITNVNEQEQNDALFISKNEPTTATVINTEPNIDEKPDITEIKKKVRIFFIKVNNDGEIELKSELKLMYVGKTPLKKSIEKLLEGPDTTDINRGLLTLIPDGSKLLSVSIKDGVAYLNFNEMFRFNPLGVEGYIAQIKQIVYTATEYETVESVLFSIDGARQEYLGPEGVYIGRPISRADLEL
- a CDS encoding ArsR/SmtB family transcription factor, which produces MEKCKNDELVNEYAKKLKVIGHPLRMKILILIEDKSSCVGDLWQCLNTSQPSISQHLAILKDAGIVTSKVDGNKRIYNIVDDFVKSIIQNINLTL
- a CDS encoding cysteine desulfurase family protein — protein: MIYLDWAATAKPKKDILRESLEESLTLYGNPSSVHDTGVSSKEVLNRERDNISKILNCDNSQIYFTSGGSESNNLILLSFLKKHGTGEVITTSIEHPSVGEPIETLNQFGWKIKRINPDTNGIIQCNKVLKSINDKTKIISIIYVHNETGVIQPLKDIVESVRKKENEIGKKVHIHIDGVQAVGKITIDLKDLDIDSFSISGHKFGGPKGIGILYLKKPKNVLYRGGGQEGGIRPGTEDLFGIISISRCLKEATENLDSRVCEINRLMDQLILGVREIGVKTIPKNRGLSDDNFIPNILSLTYPPLPGEVINRVLNSKGFMISTGSACSSNKKSTTKGILSMGISEKEGFSSFRVSIGRDTTEKDIENFIKALEETLNELAP
- the thiI gene encoding tRNA uracil 4-sulfurtransferase ThiI → MEDLYLIKIGEISLKKGNKKIFEKQLKDNIKNGLRDYKTTVIIRSGRFYLTIHDSEESVVHDVLSKTQGIVSFFKAHMCEKNMDSIKEVAFNLVRQNLENNKGKTFKVETRRTDKSLKMDSYEFSAELGGLILDEFKDILSVNVKNPDFVINLELREHAYIYGFGGRGPGGLPVGSAGRGMLLLSGGIDSPVAGVMMAKRGVKLDAIYFHTPPYTSEESFNKVVDLTKIISPWCSGLNLFTVPFTKIQLKINQEVPAPYATLMGRACMMRIANIIGKRRKALCLVTGEAVGQVASQTIQSLHFTGSNSELPVFRPLVGMDKDEIIKISRNIKTYETSIQPFDDCCAMFAPPHPETRPDFVKTTEIFNSLNIEEMLIEAAEEAEYHKL
- the hisF gene encoding imidazole glycerol phosphate synthase subunit HisF, with translation MFQKRVVVCLDVRDGKTTKGIKFKGNVDIGDPVLMAEEYYKQGVDELVFYDITASSDKRGIMIDVVKEVAKRIFIPFTVGGGINSLEDIRAVIDAGAEKVSLNSGAVRNPNIIKEGAEVFGNQCIVLAMDAKADDTCPSGYRIVTSGGRNETQWDALEWAKEGVRLGAGEIVLNSIDADGMKTGYEMNLTKMISEAVSVPVVASGGAGVPKHLADVLTEGKADAALIASMVHYGDYTVSSIKNELKELGVSVRIV
- a CDS encoding HPr family phosphocarrier protein is translated as MVETSAKIHNSKGIHVRPSGLIFKAIMNYGGEILIIKDGVTTPLRDIISILTLGLAYNDEITIRVSGVNEEEMIDILKDLFEKDYRFEEQ
- the leuB gene encoding 3-isopropylmalate dehydrogenase gives rise to the protein MAYNIAVLPGDGIGPEVMAQALRVLKVVEEKFGFSCNLTEGLIGGAGYDAAGHPLPEETKEICLKSDAVFLGSIGGPKWENLPPELTPELGGLLALRKLLNLYANIRPAVIYEELKEMSPLSERILTDKVDFVTVRELAYGVYFGQPKMLEEDEAFDTMRYRKENVEQIARAAFDIAMKRDKRVTSVDKANVLSSSKLWRRVVEEVAKEYPEVTLNHQYVDNAAMQLMLNPLQYDVILTTNLFGDILSDESAAICGSLGMLPSASYGESISLYEPSGGSAPDIAGKNIANPIAQILSLAMMLESSFNEDAAAKAIRDAVDKAVTGGQRTGDIACGGKSITCSQMGDILCQYIKEA